Part of the Candidatus Margulisiibacteriota bacterium genome is shown below.
CGAAAAAATTTTGGCGCGTTTCACAACTAAAATTATCGCCATCTCGGAAAAACAAAAAGCCGACCTTATTGCTTACGGTATTGCTCCGCCGGGCAAAATCGCGGTCATTCGGCTGGGGTTTGAGCTAAATAAATTACAGCCCGCTAAAAATTATTGGCGCCGCAAATATAAACTGACGCCGCAGACGATTTTGCTCGGCATAGTCGGCCGTCTGACCGCCGTCAAAGATCACGAATATTTTTTGGCGATCGCGCGGGAAATCTGCCGCCAAACCGACCAAGTCCGCTTTATCATTATCGGCGGCGGTGAACTGCGTGAACAGCTGGAAAATTCAGCCCGGGACAAAGGCCTGCGGGGCAAAGTATTTTTTGCGGGCTTTTTAAACGACGCGCGTAAAATTTACAGCGACTTAGACATTGTCGTTTTAACTTCGCGCAATGAAGGCACGCCGGTCACGCTTATCGAAGCTATGGCCTGCGGCAAACCAGCGGTCAGCACGAACGTCGGCGGCGTGGCGGATATTATCGAAGACAACCGTACCGGCTGTCTCGCGCCGCAGGGCCAGCCAAAAATTTTCGCCCAAAAGATCTTACGGCTGTGCCGGAACAAAACGTTAAGAAAAAATATCGGCCAGCGGGCGAAAAAGAAAATTTTGGAACTGTATACTGTAGAAAAACTGGCTGGAGAGCTAAACAATTTATATAAAAATTCTTAATCTTTTTT
Proteins encoded:
- a CDS encoding glycosyltransferase family 4 protein encodes the protein MTKILRIIARLNIGGPAIHVTNLNYYLDRDYDYKSLLVYGSLAAGEGSMEYLAKAKKLKTILLPELGREISWRKDLKTLWQLYKIIRREKPDIVHTHTAKAGAVGRLAAKLAGVKKIYHTFHGHVFHSYFGGLKTRLFMLLEKILARFTTKIIAISEKQKADLIAYGIAPPGKIAVIRLGFELNKLQPAKNYWRRKYKLTPQTILLGIVGRLTAVKDHEYFLAIAREICRQTDQVRFIIIGGGELREQLENSARDKGLRGKVFFAGFLNDARKIYSDLDIVVLTSRNEGTPVTLIEAMACGKPAVSTNVGGVADIIEDNRTGCLAPQGQPKIFAQKILRLCRNKTLRKNIGQRAKKKILELYTVEKLAGELNNLYKNS